In the genome of Pseudanabaena mucicola str. Chao 1806, the window CTTCTGCGGCATCTTCGATAGTGAGGCGTTTGAGCGATCGCGTGGCAGGATTCATCGTCGTTTCCCATAGCTGTTGTGGCATCATTTCCCCTAAACCTTTGAAGCGCTGAATGCTGTAGTTGGCGTTGGGTGGGAAAGAGGCAATTAACTCCTGCAAATCACGATCGCTGTAGCAGTAACTATGGTTTTTGCCACGCTCGACCTTATACAGGGGCGGGCAACCAATATAGATATATCCGCGATCAAGCAGTTCTCGCTGATAGCGATAGAAGAAGGTCAGCAACAAAGTCCTAATGTGCGCTCCATCCACATCCGCATCAGCTAATAGGATGATTTTGTGATAACGCAGTTGTGACTCGTTAAAGTCTTCACCCTTAATGCCCAAACCGCAACCTGTAATCAGTGCTTGGATTTCATTGTTTTTATAAATCTTGCTATCATCGGCACGTTCAATATTGAGAACTTTACCGCGCAGAGGTAGGATTGCCTGATAATGGCGATCGCGTCCTTGTTTGGCACTTCCTCCTGCGGAGTCGCCTTCCACGATGAAGATTTCGGATTCTTTAGGGTCGCGGGAACTGCAATCGGCAAGTTTTCCGGGTAAAGTGGAAGACTCTAATGCAGATTTGCGTCGAACTAGTTCACGGGCTCGACGGGCAGCTTCTGCGGCATTAAAGGCTTGCAGGGCTTTCTCGATAATCGCAGTCGCCACCGCAGGATGAAATTCGAGATACTCATTGAGAACTTCACCCACAAAAGAATCGACAATACCGCGTACTTCCGTATTACCTAACTTGGTTTTAGTTTGACCTTCAAATTCGGGATCAGCAACCTTAACGGAAATTACGGCTGTTAAACCTTCACGAACGTTTTCACCCGCAAGATTAGAGTCACCTTCCTTGAGCTTTTTCAGTTTGCGTGCTGTGGCATTCATAGTGCGGGTCAGCACAGTTTTTAGCCCCTCTAAGTGTGTTCCACCATCAATGGTGCGAATATTATTCGCAAATCCCAGTACATTGTCATTGTAAGAATCAATACACCATTGCAATGCTACCTCAACAGCAACATTATCACGCTCACCATTGACATAAATAATATCGGGATGAATCGGTTCCTTATCGCGAGTCATATAGGAGACATATTCACGAATCCCCCCTTCATAACAATAGATATCGGTACGCAGTTCTTCGCCACGGCGATCGCAAAACTCAATTTTTACACCAGCATTAAGATAAGCAAGCTCTTTGAGTCGGCTGGCAAGAATATCATATTCAAATTCCGTTTGCGTAGTAAAAATTTGGGAGTCAGGATTAAAACGTACTTGTGTACCTCGGCGAGGTTGAGCTTCCTCGCTCTTACTAGCAATTAATTCGGTAACGGGTACACCTCTTTCGTAGCGTTGTTTGTAAACCTTGTCTAGTCGCCATACAGAGACCTCGACCCATTCAGACAGGGCATTAACTACAGAAATACCAACACCATGCAGACCACCTGACACCTTGTATCCACCATCGCCGAACTTACCCCCAGCGTGGAGGACGGTTAAGACAGTTTCAAGAGCAGATTTACCAGTTTTGGGGTGGGTATCAGTGGGGATGCCACGACCATTATCTGACACAGATACAGATCCATCAGACATTAGCTCAACTAAGATATGATCGCAATGTCCTGCAAGGGCCTCATCAACGCTATTATCAACAACTTCAAATACCAGATGATGTAACCCTTTCGGTCCAGTTGAGCCAATATACATCCCAGGTCGCTTACGAACTGCTTCTAGACCCTCTAATACTTGAATCTGATTGGCATTATAAGTTTCTGTAACGATCTCAGGCATGAAGGTGAACAACTCCAGAAATTATATCGCTTTCAAGGATGCTTTCAAAGAAAAACTTGTAAGCATTCTTGACGGTTTTTAGGATGTGTTTTTGAATCTTTATTCAAAAACACTACGCCATTATAGCTTAAAAGCCTTACAGATATGTCAAAACCATCTCAGATTTGGTTTTTAGGTATTGATACGAGGGGCTAGGATAATTGGTGTTACACATTGCTGATCATCATCCCTTGATCTTTGATCAATAAAAAACAGAGTAAATACTAAGTATCTCCTCTGTTTTGGTTAGTTATATAGACATTGTGAAAATGTTGCAGAGCATGGCTTTCACAATTATACTTAGCGTATACTTTAGCGATCTGTACAAGCCCAAACCGCTACTTCGCAGCTAGAGCCTCCATAGCTGGAGCAACTGTCAACAGCATTTCGCTTTGCCTCAGTCTCACTGGCATTCCAAGCCCATCCTACAGCATTCCCCCCTTTAGCTATGGCTCCACAGGCATTAGCAAACCAAACTTTCGCAGTACAGGAACTTCCACATTGTGCAAGTGCTGCATCAACTGCTTCTTCCTTGCTATTGTAGTTATAAGCATAACCATAAGCTCCATCTGCACCTGTTGCTACTGCTCCATACTTATCACCAGCCAAAGCAGCCCCCACACCAAAACCTTCAACTAAAAGAAAGGTGGCTGCAATAAATCCTAGATACTTTTTCATAGTTTTCCAAATAGTCTAAATAAGTTAATCTTGTCCAAAAACTAAGGTATAAGGAATCTTGATTTGTCAGATTCTTCATACCTTACTTATATCTTAACGGTCAGTACAAGCCCAAGCGACAATTTGACAGTTAGAACCGCCGTAATCATTGCAACTGGAAACAGCGTTATATTGAGCTGCATCTTTATTGACATTCCAAGCCCAGCCTGTAGCACCACCACCTTTAGCTACGGCTCCACAGGCATTGGCAAACCACACTTGAATTGAGCAAGTACTACCACATTCATATAGAGCAGCATATTCAGCGTCTGTTTGACTATCGTAATTATAGGAATATCCATAAGCACCATTGGCTCCAGTGGCGATCGCGCCATATTTGTTGCCTGCCATAGCTGCCCCCACACCAAATCCTTCAACTAAAAGGAAAGTGGCAGCAATAAATCCTAGATACTTTTTCATACGCTCTCCAAAATTATTGAAAATAAACACTATCTAACTTTAACTTTTCTAGACATTCAGGGTTAGTAGCAAAACCAAAATGCTATTGTTCTATAGCATTGCAAGGCTTTTCTTCAGAACAATTGTCCTTGAGTTAAATTGTTGATCCCCTGAGCGACGTATCTAGCAATTCTAAATGGTTTGTGGAAGAGCACCCCTTCGGGGCACTCTTCCACAAACCTAAAAATCTACAAATGATTTAGGACTGTTATATACCTATAGAAAAACAATACTAAGATTTTTTTATTCTTTTCAATTTAGTATAAAACTCTTAACCTAACTATGAAATGATGCCTTAAAATACTGCTAGGATGATTTATATGAAAATTCTAGGAATCGATCCTGGGCTAGCAATTGTAGGATTTGGCTTGATTGAAGTTGAAAAAAATGCTTCACCAAAACTATTGGAATTTGGCACAATTGTTACACCGAAGCAGACACTGATAGGAGATCGCCTAAAAATCATTTATGAGGATATGCATACATTGATTGAGCAGTTTCAGCCACAAGTTGTGGGTATGGAAAAGCTCTTTTTCTATCGGATGGGTAACTTGGTCAATGTTGCCCAAGCGCGAGGGGTAATTGTTTTAGTTCTCAATCAACATAATCTTGAGCCTATCGAATTTTCTCCCCCGCAAATTAAACAGGCGTTGACAGGACATGGAAATGCGGACAAGAACGATGTGCAGGAAGCTGTGAAGCGGGAGCTTGGTTTAGAGAGTATTCCGCGACCTGATGATGCTGCTGATGCGATCGCGGCGGCTTTGACCTGTTGGCTCATTGCCTGAGATGAGGAACTTATTTCCTCAAATAAATGTCAATTTCCATATCAGTAAGTAGCTCGGCATAATTAAACCCCAAAAACAGAGCGTGTTTAAGAAATTTTTACTCCTTCTAAATCCCCCTTGGATAGTCCTAAAAAGGAAAGGATTTATTGTTGTAAGTATGGGCAGTGCTTCGCACCGCCCATACTTACCCAGTTAGCCCCCTTGTTAAGGTGGGTAATAAAATTTATGCTAGAAGAAACAAGGAGAAGCATTCATGTTAACCAATCGAATCAGTTTAATGGCAATGCTCATAGGTCTGACAGTTATGGGATGTGGCAGTCCAGAGGCGACTAATTCTTTGCCAACACCTACTAATAGCGCCACAACTACTAAAGCTGTAAGTTCATCCCCGACGATCTCAGCATCTCCCAAGGTAAGTGCTGAAGTGACTACGACAAAGGTGATTGCTGTTGGTGATATCAAAGAGCTTGACGATAATAGTATCTGCGGTAAGTCTAAGGTTACTTACGCCTATGGTGAAACTTCTAACTATAGAGTTTATATTTGTGCGGAAGCCAGCGCTCCAGAGAGTCCTCGCTATTACATCAGTCGCAACAAAGATGGAAGTGGCGGTTTGGATTTGGAAGCTATGAATTACAGTCCAAAAAAGTCTGGGAAGATCGAATTTAAGAATGATGGTTATATCTATACGCTCGAAGCACCAACCACCCAAAATCCTGAGCCTGTTTTGCGGGTGACTTTCCCAAATGGCAAGTTAAATGAAGAGCAACTATTGAGATATCTTGCTCGAACTGGTAACTCCAATCCTAGTACTGCTAATAATGATAGTTCCACTGATCCACTCCAATATGTTCTGGACAATCGCGAAAGTCTAGGGGTTTGCAAGGATAATTTCCGTGCTGAGGATGGCAAGAGAGGCATGGGTTCTAAAGCTTTCCAGATCTCTGACAAGAAGTATCTAGTCCAAATTCAATGCTTTTTAGCAGCTTATCAGGGTGCGTTTGAATATGTGCTTTGGATTGATGATGCTCCTAAACCCCGTGCAATTCCATTGGAGTTTGATAGTTTTCAAGAAGGAAAGAATGGTGAAAAGCCCAAACGGACTACCGATCGCTCGATCGCTGGTGTGCCAAGGTTTAATGTGCGATCGCAGACTCTCACCAATTTCACTAAGTTCCGTGGTCTCGGTGACTGTGGCTCATCAGTGATTTATAAGCTAGAAGGCGATCGCATGGTTTTGCAGGAGTTTCGCGCAAAGTTTGAATGTGATGGTAAGTATGTGCAGGATATGCCTGTAATTTATCCTTAAATAATTATTGAGTCAGTTAATCTTTCGGTTGCCCTACTCAAATAACTGACTCAGTTTGATATTTGGATGCCATCTCTAACATCACAGGCACAAATCTGGACTGCCACCATGTACGCTCATTCCATTCCCATGAAATGACTCTGACTATTGGTAGTCCTCACGCACTCAAACAAGTACAAAGAAACTCAAACTACAACTCGAAAACCGATAATGTCGTAGCGAATGTCTGCATCGTCCCCGAAGCGATCCGACGAACGACAATTGAAATCTATGTCGAACCACGAGCCACCACGCAAGGCGTGTAAGTTTTGGCTGCCATCTTTTAACCAAGCAGATCCATCTGTTGGTGCGCCATTATAATTTTCATGCCATACATCTCCGCACCATTCCCAGACATTACCATGCATATCATGCAATCCCCAAGAATTTGCTAACTTTTCTCCAACTGGATGGGTTTTACTTCCTGAGTTCTCACTATACCATGCATAGTTCTCTAATTTACTAACATCATCCCCAAAACAATATTTTCCAGTACTTCCAGCCCGACAAGCATATTCCCATTGCGATTCACTCGGTAACTTCACCTTCTGCCCCGTCATTTCCGAAAGCTTCTTACAAAAAGCAACAGCATCATCCCACGACACCTTCTCTACAGGAAGATTTTCATCACCTTGGAAATTTGATGGATTCTTTCCCATCACAGCAAGATAC includes:
- the gyrB gene encoding DNA topoisomerase (ATP-hydrolyzing) subunit B; the protein is MPEIVTETYNANQIQVLEGLEAVRKRPGMYIGSTGPKGLHHLVFEVVDNSVDEALAGHCDHILVELMSDGSVSVSDNGRGIPTDTHPKTGKSALETVLTVLHAGGKFGDGGYKVSGGLHGVGISVVNALSEWVEVSVWRLDKVYKQRYERGVPVTELIASKSEEAQPRRGTQVRFNPDSQIFTTQTEFEYDILASRLKELAYLNAGVKIEFCDRRGEELRTDIYCYEGGIREYVSYMTRDKEPIHPDIIYVNGERDNVAVEVALQWCIDSYNDNVLGFANNIRTIDGGTHLEGLKTVLTRTMNATARKLKKLKEGDSNLAGENVREGLTAVISVKVADPEFEGQTKTKLGNTEVRGIVDSFVGEVLNEYLEFHPAVATAIIEKALQAFNAAEAARRARELVRRKSALESSTLPGKLADCSSRDPKESEIFIVEGDSAGGSAKQGRDRHYQAILPLRGKVLNIERADDSKIYKNNEIQALITGCGLGIKGEDFNESQLRYHKIILLADADVDGAHIRTLLLTFFYRYQRELLDRGYIYIGCPPLYKVERGKNHSYCYSDRDLQELIASFPPNANYSIQRFKGLGEMMPQQLWETTMNPATRSLKRLTIEDAAEADRIFTILMGDKVAPRREFIETHGSKLALAELDI
- a CDS encoding DUF4189 domain-containing protein; protein product: MKKYLGFIAATFLLVEGFGVGAALAGDKYGAVATGADGAYGYAYNYNSKEEAVDAALAQCGSSCTAKVWFANACGAIAKGGNAVGWAWNASETEAKRNAVDSCSSYGGSSCEVAVWACTDR
- a CDS encoding DUF4189 domain-containing protein, producing MKKYLGFIAATFLLVEGFGVGAAMAGNKYGAIATGANGAYGYSYNYDSQTDAEYAALYECGSTCSIQVWFANACGAVAKGGGATGWAWNVNKDAAQYNAVSSCNDYGGSNCQIVAWACTDR
- the ruvC gene encoding crossover junction endodeoxyribonuclease RuvC, whose product is MKILGIDPGLAIVGFGLIEVEKNASPKLLEFGTIVTPKQTLIGDRLKIIYEDMHTLIEQFQPQVVGMEKLFFYRMGNLVNVAQARGVIVLVLNQHNLEPIEFSPPQIKQALTGHGNADKNDVQEAVKRELGLESIPRPDDAADAIAAALTCWLIA
- a CDS encoding DUF1176 domain-containing protein, with protein sequence MLTNRISLMAMLIGLTVMGCGSPEATNSLPTPTNSATTTKAVSSSPTISASPKVSAEVTTTKVIAVGDIKELDDNSICGKSKVTYAYGETSNYRVYICAEASAPESPRYYISRNKDGSGGLDLEAMNYSPKKSGKIEFKNDGYIYTLEAPTTQNPEPVLRVTFPNGKLNEEQLLRYLARTGNSNPSTANNDSSTDPLQYVLDNRESLGVCKDNFRAEDGKRGMGSKAFQISDKKYLVQIQCFLAAYQGAFEYVLWIDDAPKPRAIPLEFDSFQEGKNGEKPKRTTDRSIAGVPRFNVRSQTLTNFTKFRGLGDCGSSVIYKLEGDRMVLQEFRAKFECDGKYVQDMPVIYP